The Anomalospiza imberbis isolate Cuckoo-Finch-1a 21T00152 unplaced genomic scaffold, ASM3175350v1 scaffold_80, whole genome shotgun sequence genome contains a region encoding:
- the LOC137467806 gene encoding serine/threonine-protein kinase pim-1-like: protein MGNEVLKERARKQNGAPIFQEEAVGDLLRYLDVHKSMGPDGIHPRVMKELEDELAKPLSIIYQQPWLTGEVPDDWKLPNVVPIQKKGGKDDPGNSRPVSLTSLLEWLELPNDILIVMERPECSQDLHHFIRARGFLSEEVARDLFRQVLEAVQHCTSCGVLHRDIKPGNILVDLATGQAKLIDFGCGTYLQDTAYTRFAGTRSYRPPEWTHFRFYYGKPATIWSLGILLHQMVCGEHPFRRGQNISWDHQLSLPQRLSQECQDVIRRCLSMLHSDRPSLEELLCDPWLQDIHLP, encoded by the exons atgggcaatgaggttttgaaggaac GTGCCAGGAAGCAGAATGGTGCACCCATtttccaagaggaggcagtcggAGACCTGCTGAGAtacttggatgttcataaatccatgggaccagatgggatccaccccagggtgatgaagGAGCTGGaagatgagcttgccaagccactctccatcatttaccagcagccctggctcactggtgaggtcccagatgactggaagcttcCCAACGTGGTGCCCATTCagaaaaagggtgggaaggatgatcctggtaattccaggccagtcagcctgacctca ctgctggagtggcttgagctccccaacgacatcTTGATCGTGATGGAACGCCCAGAGTGctctcaggacctgcatcatttcattcgggcacgggggttcctgtccgaggaggtggcgcgggatctgttccgccaggtgctggaggccgtgcagcactgcaccagctgcggggtcctgcacagggacatcaaaccagggaacatcctggttgacctggccactgggcaggccaaattgattgactttggctgtggcacctacctgcaagacacagcctacactcgctttgcag gaacacggtcatacaggcccccagaatggacccactttcgattttactacggcaagccagctaccatctggtccctgggcatcctgctgcaccagatggtctgcggggagcaccctttcaggaggggccagaacatcagctgggaccatcagctctcgctgccacaacggctctctcaag agtgccaagatgtgatcaggcggtgtttatccatgctgcactcggacaggccctcattagaagagctgttatgtgatccctggctgcaggatattcatctgccctag